Proteins from a single region of Runella sp. SP2:
- a CDS encoding AAA family ATPase yields the protein MILKSIELTNFMCYAGTNRFDFTEGINVIIGDNGYGKSKLYDAFYWVMYNKCFNTSKKDFADTSSLKRLIVSDKAIYDIEEGVVTASVVLTFHNLEKDSVYILERRYSIKKTFDKIIEDQDSEEVVLFKEMSYLNSRQVTDKDEIKRIKNNILPDNIKPYMWFQGEQVESIIDFNKSDTLTQAINVLSNITRFDNIINLAKSLQESSAKEYQKKQRDLSGDRGRSESLEVERQKLLDKIKALELQDIQIQDTLATAEEKSENLLNKLADAQKIREIEAKRNAVEKNLNDVQEEFDEEQKNLHKRMFTNKWVLKGTENLFEDYSNIYNLFERKKLQKEAQIQAKLDSENALVKELQARLPIDVPEPIHVHHMLEIERCLVCDREAPKDSEAWLKIKELLDRSQMKIKTLEDEEMGVHNFSFDLKKLYQNGLGLSHNIRNIDADIASTYRKLRRLDKRRKALVEELATIESEKNSLIVDAALNVSQANNLLNEFNAQNELVKRSSNQIISNANFLAKNKEELAKIDSDLSKLVVGEIPAYLSEKVKVLEEFYQVAQSTRKRVFNRLVKLLEDEANKHYQEMTQSNMSSRGIIKLKELSNGKNYMPELVDEQGNVLLQLNTGNIILIKLATIMAIISARQGSRDTDLYTLITDAPMSVFGEDYTIGFCKTVSKVYRQSIIMSKEFYKNEKLRNRLLTDDEIKLGKVYLITPSISENARTNRNSLSTNIEKLN from the coding sequence ATGATATTAAAGAGCATTGAGTTAACTAACTTTATGTGCTACGCAGGCACAAATAGGTTTGACTTTACAGAAGGTATAAACGTAATTATAGGTGATAACGGGTATGGAAAATCTAAACTGTATGATGCTTTTTATTGGGTAATGTACAATAAGTGTTTTAATACATCAAAAAAAGATTTTGCTGATACTTCTTCTCTAAAACGTTTGATTGTCTCAGATAAGGCTATTTATGACATTGAGGAGGGGGTTGTAACAGCGTCTGTGGTATTAACTTTTCATAATCTTGAAAAAGATAGTGTTTATATTTTAGAAAGGAGATATAGTATAAAAAAAACGTTCGATAAAATAATAGAAGACCAAGACAGCGAAGAAGTGGTTTTGTTTAAAGAAATGTCCTATTTGAACTCAAGGCAAGTGACAGATAAAGATGAAATAAAAAGAATAAAAAATAACATATTGCCTGATAATATTAAACCTTACATGTGGTTTCAAGGTGAGCAAGTTGAATCAATTATAGATTTTAATAAAAGCGATACACTAACACAAGCAATAAATGTACTTTCTAATATAACAAGATTTGATAATATAATAAACTTAGCGAAATCTCTTCAAGAATCTTCTGCAAAAGAATATCAAAAAAAGCAACGTGATTTAAGCGGAGACAGAGGGAGAAGTGAAAGTTTGGAAGTAGAAAGACAAAAACTATTAGATAAAATAAAAGCTCTTGAACTTCAAGATATTCAGATTCAAGATACTTTAGCTACCGCCGAAGAAAAGTCGGAAAACTTGCTGAATAAGCTAGCAGATGCTCAAAAAATTCGCGAAATAGAAGCCAAAAGAAATGCAGTTGAAAAAAACCTAAATGATGTTCAAGAAGAGTTTGATGAAGAGCAAAAGAACTTACATAAGCGTATGTTTACTAATAAATGGGTTTTAAAGGGTACCGAAAACCTGTTTGAAGATTATAGCAATATTTATAATTTATTTGAGCGTAAAAAACTACAAAAAGAAGCTCAAATACAAGCTAAATTAGACTCTGAGAATGCACTTGTAAAAGAGCTTCAAGCAAGATTGCCTATCGATGTTCCTGAGCCAATACATGTTCACCATATGTTGGAAATTGAACGATGTCTGGTGTGTGACCGCGAAGCCCCTAAGGATTCAGAGGCATGGTTGAAAATAAAGGAGCTTCTTGATCGCTCTCAAATGAAGATAAAGACGTTGGAAGATGAAGAAATGGGTGTGCACAATTTTAGCTTTGATTTAAAGAAACTCTACCAAAATGGTTTAGGGCTAAGTCATAACATAAGAAATATTGATGCAGATATTGCATCGACATATAGGAAGTTGAGGCGCCTTGATAAAAGGCGAAAAGCATTAGTAGAAGAGTTAGCAACGATTGAGTCTGAAAAAAATAGCCTTATTGTAGATGCCGCTTTAAATGTAAGCCAGGCTAATAATCTTTTAAATGAGTTCAATGCGCAGAATGAACTTGTTAAACGTTCTAGCAATCAAATTATTTCAAATGCTAATTTTTTAGCAAAAAATAAGGAAGAACTGGCAAAAATTGACTCTGATTTAAGCAAGTTAGTGGTTGGAGAGATTCCAGCTTATCTTTCTGAAAAAGTAAAAGTGCTAGAGGAGTTTTATCAAGTTGCTCAATCTACCAGAAAAAGAGTTTTCAATAGGCTTGTTAAGCTTTTGGAAGATGAAGCAAATAAGCATTATCAAGAAATGACTCAAAGCAACATGTCTTCAAGAGGTATTATCAAATTAAAAGAGCTAAGTAATGGAAAGAACTATATGCCTGAACTAGTGGATGAACAGGGTAATGTATTATTGCAGCTAAATACGGGCAATATTATTCTTATCAAGCTTGCCACTATCATGGCTATCATTTCTGCACGGCAAGGTTCGCGAGATACTGATTTATATACTTTAATTACGGATGCACCGATGTCTGTTTTCGGGGAAGATTATACGATTGGCTTTTGTAAGACAGTAAGTAAAGTGTACCGACAAAGTATAATTATGAGTAAGGAGTTTTATAAAAATGAAAAGCTTAGAAATCGGCTACTTACTGATGACGAAATAAAACTTGGGAAAGTATATTTAATCACTCCCTCAATTTCGGAAAATGCACGCACAAACCGAAACAGCCTTTCTACAAATATTGAAAAATTGAATTAA
- a CDS encoding DGQHR domain-containing protein, translated as MNKSHFQPSPPLSLPTLRGKIGDWLYYVTLMPFIQVAQRVRLPEEIDAYNEETKLGDWIQRELDENRTRQIVNYLNEQPQRFFNSLILGIYGGKPAWQELDVSTVSQSNANLTEETLDYLGRTFGILTLSGEERIFAIDGQHRAMGIRKTVEEGEDLNEEEVPIIFVAHGTQDIGKVRTRRLFSTLNRYAKPVNKTEQIALSEDDNSAILARMVVEKYSRFFGKILWNKTRVISPNNTTEFSNIWVLYDGIQTLLTNKTVFGINVNGFNTFRFSNQRISDSELEKQYGILIDLFEKLINEIPSLNIFFETGYVNRQERSASLLFRPIGQNILFAVLKVARERNMENEAFQFFIRDNFNLANSIWEQIFWDSETGTLSTEKAKQRYAFLLILEAIGIQVNRTAKDLEVYNNFNISPSQLLN; from the coding sequence ATGAATAAGAGCCATTTTCAGCCATCACCACCATTATCATTACCTACACTTAGAGGTAAAATAGGCGATTGGCTTTATTATGTAACATTGATGCCATTCATTCAAGTTGCTCAAAGAGTAAGATTGCCAGAAGAAATTGATGCTTATAATGAAGAAACTAAATTGGGAGATTGGATACAAAGAGAACTTGATGAAAATAGGACAAGGCAAATCGTAAATTACTTAAATGAACAACCGCAACGATTTTTCAACAGCTTAATATTAGGTATATATGGTGGCAAACCTGCTTGGCAGGAGCTTGATGTTAGCACAGTTTCACAGTCTAATGCCAATCTAACGGAAGAAACACTTGATTACTTAGGGAGGACATTCGGAATTCTAACATTAAGTGGAGAAGAACGAATTTTTGCTATTGATGGTCAACATAGAGCAATGGGGATTAGAAAAACAGTTGAAGAAGGCGAAGATTTAAATGAGGAAGAGGTTCCGATTATTTTTGTTGCCCATGGTACTCAAGACATAGGAAAAGTTAGAACTCGGCGACTTTTTTCAACCTTAAATAGGTATGCTAAGCCTGTTAATAAAACTGAACAAATAGCACTTAGTGAAGATGACAATTCCGCTATTCTTGCAAGAATGGTAGTAGAAAAGTATAGTAGATTTTTTGGCAAAATTTTATGGAATAAAACGAGAGTAATTAGTCCAAATAATACTACTGAATTTTCTAATATTTGGGTTCTTTATGATGGGATACAGACACTATTAACTAATAAAACAGTTTTTGGTATAAATGTGAATGGTTTTAATACTTTTAGGTTTAGTAATCAAAGAATTTCTGACAGCGAGTTAGAAAAACAATATGGTATACTAATAGACTTATTTGAGAAACTAATTAACGAAATCCCTTCATTAAACATTTTTTTTGAAACTGGATATGTAAATAGACAAGAACGAAGCGCAAGTCTATTATTTAGACCAATAGGACAAAATATTTTATTTGCTGTTTTGAAAGTTGCAAGAGAAAGAAATATGGAAAATGAAGCTTTTCAATTCTTTATTAGAGACAATTTTAATCTTGCAAACTCAATTTGGGAGCAAATATTTTGGGATAGCGAAACAGGGACACTGAGTACAGAAAAAGCAAAACAACGTTACGCTTTTCTATTAATATTGGAGGCAATAGGTATACAGGTTAATAGAACAGCAAAAGATTTAGAGGTTTATAATAACTTTAATATAAGCCCAAGTCAATTACTTAATTAA
- a CDS encoding phosphoadenosine phosphosulfate reductase family protein → MSQVRHVLGISGGKDSAALALYMNQLYPELDIEYYTSDTGKELEETYALIERLNDLLKKPIKTLQAADGSDHAPFDHFLTRYGGYLPSANSRWCTKKLKLDPFEKFVGDTPVISYVGIRGDEDREGYISKKSNIQSIFPFRQNIWSEDVIAKALANGNLSIMLDFYQQLPSQHQSTRFEELLNQPLSPTFSRPQKLKLLLDTDTKAFNKIVFAYLKTTDYPLAKVDYFPLVENDEILVLNDIFRLLEDSGVGVPAYYKKIEFEVNGKKGEYARSRSGCYFCFFQQKIEWIWLYEQHPDKFALAQAYEKDGYTWNEDETLEELIAPERMQQIKEDAIKRAERTAKKTRSHYLVDILNDAESEGCAACFI, encoded by the coding sequence ATGAGCCAAGTTAGACACGTGTTAGGTATTTCGGGAGGAAAAGATAGTGCAGCTCTTGCGCTCTATATGAACCAGTTGTATCCTGAGTTGGATATTGAGTATTATACAAGTGACACGGGTAAAGAGCTAGAAGAAACGTATGCCTTGATAGAACGTTTAAACGACCTTCTCAAAAAACCCATAAAAACATTACAAGCTGCTGACGGAAGCGACCACGCCCCTTTTGATCACTTTTTGACACGCTACGGCGGCTACTTGCCATCAGCAAATTCGCGGTGGTGTACCAAAAAACTCAAACTTGACCCTTTTGAGAAGTTTGTAGGAGACACGCCCGTTATTTCATACGTGGGCATACGCGGAGATGAAGACCGCGAAGGATATATTTCTAAAAAATCGAACATTCAGTCCATTTTTCCGTTTCGACAGAATATTTGGAGCGAGGATGTAATTGCTAAAGCATTGGCTAATGGCAATTTATCCATCATGCTTGACTTCTATCAACAACTACCCTCTCAGCATCAATCAACTAGGTTTGAAGAACTTTTGAACCAACCACTTTCCCCTACCTTCAGCCGTCCACAAAAACTCAAGCTATTGCTTGATACTGACACAAAGGCATTTAATAAAATTGTCTTTGCCTATCTTAAAACAACCGACTATCCATTAGCAAAAGTTGATTACTTTCCATTAGTAGAAAACGATGAGATTTTGGTTTTAAATGATATTTTTCGTTTGTTAGAGGATAGCGGGGTGGGTGTTCCTGCCTATTACAAGAAGATAGAATTTGAAGTAAACGGCAAAAAAGGGGAATACGCCCGTTCTCGCTCAGGTTGCTATTTTTGTTTCTTCCAACAAAAAATCGAGTGGATTTGGCTCTATGAACAGCACCCCGATAAGTTTGCTTTGGCGCAGGCTTACGAAAAAGACGGCTATACTTGGAATGAAGACGAAACACTTGAGGAGTTAATAGCACCTGAGCGTATGCAACAAATCAAGGAAGATGCCATTAAACGCGCCGAACGCACCGCTAAAAAGACGCGTTCTCATTACTTAGTTGATATTTTAAACGATGCTGAAAGCGAAGGCTGTGCGGCCTGTTTTATTTAA
- a CDS encoding PadR family transcriptional regulator, whose translation MKRTFLGEFEEIVLLVVAGCSEDAYGVVIWEQLQQQTGRNITISAVHATLYRLEEKGFLSSQMGGATAERGGRRKRFFTVTALGSRALQEIQVLRDQLWKAIPQGKLQLIGQ comes from the coding sequence ATGAAAAGAACTTTTCTAGGTGAGTTTGAAGAAATCGTTTTGCTCGTCGTTGCGGGCTGTTCTGAAGATGCCTACGGGGTCGTTATTTGGGAGCAGTTGCAGCAACAAACGGGGCGAAATATTACCATCAGTGCGGTACACGCCACGCTGTATCGACTGGAAGAAAAAGGGTTTTTGAGTTCCCAAATGGGCGGTGCTACGGCCGAACGCGGAGGCCGCCGTAAACGATTTTTTACCGTAACGGCCTTAGGAAGCCGAGCCTTACAGGAAATTCAAGTGCTGCGCGACCAGCTTTGGAAAGCCATTCCGCAGGGAAAATTACAGTTGATTGGTCAATAA
- a CDS encoding DUF4007 family protein, with amino-acid sequence MSITTLKYTFSGHESFQCRYLWLKKGYDFIKNGGSFTKEDAVVELGVGKNMVGSIRYWMKAFDLLDSNDKLTQLGIKLLDDEGYDPYLENIASLWLLHFHLVTKGHASIYSLIFNELRREKIEFTKDSFLGFIKRLSEQTGTAINPNTVETDFGVFQKMYLRSESKDLDESFAGILTEIDLLRHKIVYTEIIENNKKKENKQEFYVIENTERTTLPSAIVLYGILQQSGTDISLNFNSLEQDPNQVGTVFALNRTGLLTKIEEIVSENSNVVFSDQAGIRELQFKNDSKPDPFQILDEYYGH; translated from the coding sequence ATGAGTATAACAACGTTAAAATACACATTTTCTGGCCATGAATCCTTTCAATGCCGATACCTTTGGCTTAAAAAAGGGTATGATTTCATAAAAAATGGAGGCTCTTTTACAAAAGAAGATGCCGTAGTGGAGTTAGGAGTCGGCAAAAATATGGTAGGTTCTATTAGGTATTGGATGAAAGCTTTTGACCTACTGGACTCTAATGATAAACTTACGCAGTTAGGTATAAAATTACTTGATGATGAAGGCTACGACCCCTATTTGGAAAATATAGCCAGCCTTTGGCTTCTGCATTTTCATTTAGTTACGAAAGGCCATGCAAGCATCTATTCACTGATTTTTAATGAGTTACGAAGAGAGAAAATTGAATTTACAAAAGATAGTTTTCTGGGCTTTATCAAACGGTTATCCGAACAAACTGGCACTGCTATAAATCCAAACACCGTTGAAACAGACTTTGGTGTGTTTCAAAAGATGTATCTTCGTTCTGAATCCAAAGACTTAGACGAAAGTTTTGCAGGTATTTTGACAGAAATAGACCTTTTAAGGCATAAAATCGTTTACACTGAAATAATTGAAAATAATAAGAAAAAAGAAAACAAACAGGAGTTTTACGTTATTGAAAATACAGAGCGTACTACACTTCCAAGTGCGATAGTACTCTACGGTATTCTGCAACAAAGCGGGACAGATATTTCTTTGAACTTCAACAGTCTTGAACAAGACCCTAATCAAGTAGGAACTGTTTTTGCTTTAAACCGAACAGGGCTGTTGACCAAAATAGAGGAAATTGTTTCTGAAAATTCCAATGTGGTGTTTAGCGACCAAGCTGGAATTAGAGAGCTACAATTTAAAAACGATTCTAAACCTGACCCTTTCCAAATCTTAGACGAATACTATGGCCACTAA
- a CDS encoding DUF5990 family protein: MEREIKLRIILEKPTPATDFGIQEGSGHNYVTLQKQKSTGDDLMFEASVRVKLSADGSPVFLGAMTQGPPKERFVYIDIGRAAGQLDTLWSRRLKIPLKSITWELIQQLETTPQAALEVRVPGVGKDGGPNCGSAKNVLFTCPQ; this comes from the coding sequence ATGGAACGAGAAATTAAACTTCGGATTATTTTAGAAAAACCAACGCCTGCTACCGATTTCGGGATTCAGGAAGGGAGTGGGCACAACTACGTCACGCTCCAAAAGCAAAAATCAACAGGCGATGACCTGATGTTTGAAGCATCGGTGCGCGTGAAGCTTTCGGCGGATGGTTCACCCGTTTTTTTAGGGGCGATGACCCAAGGCCCGCCCAAAGAACGTTTTGTCTATATCGACATTGGCCGTGCGGCGGGGCAACTCGATACCCTGTGGAGCCGTCGGCTAAAAATCCCTCTGAAAAGTATTACGTGGGAGCTTATTCAGCAGTTGGAAACTACGCCACAGGCCGCGTTGGAAGTACGTGTGCCAGGCGTTGGTAAAGACGGTGGCCCCAACTGTGGCAGCGCTAAAAACGTGCTTTTTACTTGTCCACAATAG
- a CDS encoding ABC transporter permease has protein sequence MATQKEKFEPQNRLNDSFEPPRWSARLLDWFVAPHLREDLQGDLYEIFQKRVEQVGIVRAKWEYTWAVLHYLTPFFFKRQPKQYPQPFFPNPAMIRNYFKITFRNLTNNKVYSFINIFGLAAGMAVAILIGLWIYDELSYNKYHQNYGRIAQIMQHKTYDGEKKTGTTVPPLVAQELRDSYGPDFRYVVQSSFTDTHILTTGEKTFAKLGNYCDSQITEMLSLKMIKGSRAGLTEPYSILISESLAKVYFGDADPLDKIMKVDNKDDVKVTGVYEDLPNNTTFGKVSFFLPWELYKIQNPWVKEQKEWNDDFTMAYAQIADNVDMEKVSTKIRNVKLKKVDKEAASYKPELFLQPMSQWHLYSEFKNGKNTGGRIEFVWLFGIIGVFVLLLACINFINLSTARSEKRAKEVGIRKAIGSVRSQLIGQFFAESSSVVLLAFTVSLLLVALILPVFNEVAGKKMTLLWSNPVFWLLGIGFSLFTAAVAGFYPALYLSAFQPINVLKGTFQVGRFASMPRKALVVVQFTVSVSLIIGTVLIFKQIQFAANRQIGYEQNGLIMIEMSTDDLHSHFAAVRADLLKSGIVSEVSESSSPVTGVNNNMSGLQWKGKDPAMKDDFANIRITHEYGKTVGWQLKEGRDFSREFATDSSAVILNETAVKYMGLKNPIGETVRFANRDHVVVGVIKDMLMASPYQPIKQTIFYMRNRGFDYLNIKISPTASTSKALAAIQAVYKRYAPSVPFSYKFADEEYAVKFGQEQRLGKLASFFAVLAVLISCLGLFGLSSFVAEQRTKEIGVRKVLGASVVSVWGLLSKEFVVLVVIAFFIASPIAYYYLNNWLQKYTYRTELSWWIFALAGVGALAVTLLTVSFQAIKAALMNPVKSLRAE, from the coding sequence ATGGCTACCCAAAAAGAAAAATTTGAACCTCAAAACCGCCTCAATGATTCTTTTGAGCCGCCACGTTGGTCAGCTCGTTTGTTGGACTGGTTTGTAGCTCCGCATCTACGTGAAGATTTGCAGGGCGACTTGTACGAAATCTTTCAAAAGCGAGTCGAGCAGGTGGGCATTGTCCGTGCCAAGTGGGAATACACGTGGGCGGTGCTGCATTACCTGACGCCCTTTTTCTTTAAAAGACAACCGAAACAATATCCTCAACCCTTTTTTCCTAATCCAGCTATGATACGCAATTATTTTAAAATCACCTTCCGAAACCTTACTAACAATAAGGTGTATTCCTTCATTAATATCTTTGGTCTGGCTGCGGGTATGGCGGTAGCGATACTGATTGGTCTTTGGATTTACGATGAGTTGTCATACAACAAATATCATCAAAACTATGGCCGCATTGCACAAATAATGCAACACAAAACCTACGATGGAGAAAAAAAGACGGGTACCACTGTTCCACCGTTGGTTGCACAAGAGCTTCGGGACAGCTATGGTCCTGACTTTAGGTATGTGGTGCAGTCATCTTTCACGGATACCCATATTTTAACGACAGGAGAAAAGACCTTCGCCAAATTAGGCAACTATTGTGATTCGCAGATTACCGAAATGCTATCGCTGAAAATGATTAAAGGGTCACGGGCAGGTTTGACGGAACCCTATTCTATTTTAATCTCGGAATCGCTGGCTAAAGTCTATTTTGGAGATGCTGATCCTTTGGATAAAATAATGAAAGTAGATAACAAAGATGACGTAAAAGTTACTGGTGTCTATGAGGATTTACCTAACAATACCACCTTCGGGAAAGTATCTTTCTTTCTGCCTTGGGAGCTTTATAAAATTCAGAATCCTTGGGTCAAGGAGCAAAAAGAATGGAACGACGATTTTACAATGGCGTACGCTCAAATAGCGGACAATGTCGATATGGAAAAAGTCTCGACAAAGATTAGAAACGTCAAACTGAAAAAAGTCGATAAAGAAGCCGCATCTTATAAGCCTGAACTTTTTCTGCAACCGATGAGCCAATGGCATTTGTATTCAGAATTTAAGAATGGCAAAAATACAGGAGGGCGCATCGAATTTGTATGGCTTTTTGGTATTATCGGCGTGTTTGTGTTGCTGTTGGCCTGTATCAATTTTATAAATCTGAGTACTGCACGCTCCGAAAAACGAGCCAAAGAAGTGGGCATTCGCAAAGCAATCGGCTCGGTTCGTAGCCAATTGATAGGCCAGTTTTTTGCAGAATCATCATCTGTTGTTTTGTTGGCTTTTACCGTATCTCTATTATTAGTGGCGCTTATTTTGCCCGTATTTAATGAAGTCGCTGGTAAAAAAATGACTCTATTGTGGTCAAATCCTGTTTTTTGGTTATTGGGAATTGGCTTTAGCCTCTTTACTGCTGCTGTGGCGGGTTTTTACCCAGCGCTTTATCTCTCTGCTTTTCAGCCCATCAATGTTCTCAAAGGAACTTTTCAGGTGGGGCGTTTTGCCTCCATGCCCAGAAAAGCGTTGGTAGTTGTTCAATTTACAGTATCTGTTAGCTTAATTATCGGTACTGTTCTGATTTTCAAACAAATCCAGTTTGCTGCCAACCGCCAGATAGGGTACGAACAAAACGGACTTATTATGATTGAAATGTCCACTGACGACCTTCATTCTCATTTTGCAGCGGTGAGAGCCGACTTACTCAAATCAGGTATAGTCTCCGAAGTGTCAGAATCTTCTAGCCCTGTCACGGGGGTAAATAATAACATGAGTGGTTTGCAATGGAAAGGAAAAGACCCCGCCATGAAAGATGATTTCGCCAATATTCGCATAACGCATGAGTACGGCAAAACAGTGGGCTGGCAATTGAAAGAAGGAAGGGATTTCTCGCGTGAGTTCGCTACAGATTCTTCCGCCGTGATTTTGAATGAGACTGCGGTAAAATACATGGGGCTTAAAAACCCAATTGGAGAAACCGTACGATTTGCAAACCGAGATCATGTGGTAGTGGGGGTAATTAAAGACATGCTGATGGCATCGCCTTATCAGCCGATTAAACAAACTATTTTTTATATGAGAAACAGAGGTTTTGACTATCTGAATATAAAAATTAGCCCTACTGCAAGTACTTCCAAAGCATTGGCTGCAATTCAGGCAGTTTATAAGCGATACGCCCCATCAGTGCCATTTTCTTACAAATTTGCCGACGAAGAATATGCCGTCAAGTTCGGTCAAGAGCAACGTTTAGGAAAGTTAGCGTCTTTCTTTGCTGTACTTGCCGTTCTTATTTCTTGCTTAGGTTTGTTTGGGCTTTCTTCTTTTGTGGCCGAGCAGCGTACCAAAGAGATTGGCGTACGCAAAGTATTAGGTGCTTCGGTGGTCAGTGTTTGGGGACTACTTTCTAAAGAATTTGTGGTATTGGTAGTTATTGCATTTTTCATCGCTAGCCCTATTGCCTATTATTACCTTAATAACTGGCTCCAAAAATATACGTACCGCACCGAACTATCGTGGTGGATTTTTGCCTTGGCAGGCGTAGGGGCTTTGGCTGTTACATTGCTAACGGTCAGCTTTCAAGCCATCAAAGCTGCGTTGATGAATCCCGTAAAATCGCTACGGGCTGAATAG
- a CDS encoding GIY-YIG nuclease family protein yields MLKAKAVRPVLFKKYFSMAFDINFQEKATVQFHIRRFLLYPSFWENTVNHVPIPLIWNLCRFEASNHGTIPREKGIYCFVVKPNVPHFFETSYLFYVGKTNRTLYDRYKEYLNDQSGKGKPRSKVYEMLKVYRDHIYFYYAEIPAQQNVDNCEERLLNIFFPPINTLIPIAKIKPELQNIYE; encoded by the coding sequence ATGCTGAAAGCGAAGGCTGTGCGGCCTGTTTTATTTAAAAAATACTTTTCTATGGCTTTTGATATTAATTTTCAGGAAAAAGCGACAGTTCAGTTTCATATAAGAAGATTCCTACTTTATCCTTCCTTTTGGGAAAATACAGTTAATCATGTTCCTATACCACTAATTTGGAACTTATGTAGGTTTGAAGCATCGAACCATGGCACTATTCCGCGTGAGAAAGGGATATATTGTTTTGTAGTGAAACCCAATGTCCCACATTTCTTTGAAACATCTTATTTATTCTACGTAGGGAAAACAAATAGAACGTTATATGACCGTTATAAAGAATATTTAAATGACCAGAGTGGTAAAGGGAAGCCGCGCTCTAAGGTATATGAGATGCTTAAAGTTTATAGAGATCATATTTATTTTTACTATGCAGAGATTCCCGCTCAACAAAATGTGGATAATTGTGAAGAAAGGCTTTTGAATATATTCTTTCCTCCCATAAATACCCTCATTCCAATTGCTAAAATCAAACCTGAACTTCAAAATATTTATGAATAA